TATTCCACAACTACAAAAATGTCAATTATTACACTCACTTCTGATTTCGGAAATTTAGATTACAGGGTTTCGGCTATGAAAGGCAAAATTCTTTCTTTAAATCCTGAGGTTAATATTATTGATATTACCCACGAAATTCAGGCATATAATCTTATCCAGACTTCATATATCATACGGAACGCGTATAAACATTTTCCAAAAGGAACTATTCATATTCTGTCGGTAGACAGTTTTTATCACAAGTCAAGAAAAAATATTCTCTATAAAGCAGATGGTTCTTATTTTCTTGCTGCAGATAATGGTTTACTTAGCCTTGTTTTTTTTGATATCAAACCTGAGGCTATTTATGAAATTACTCTGAACAACAGGTTTGATGATATCATTAATTTCACTTCAACAGATATTTTCGTTCCTGCTGCCGTACATTTAGCCAACGGTGGCCTTCCGGAAGTAATCGGACGGAAAATAAAAAGTGTAAAAGAACTTCTATTCCCGAAACCTGTCTATAATGAGACTGAAAAGATGATTATCGGGGAAGTGATGTATATTGATAATTTCGGAAACATAATCTCAAATATCAACAAAGATTTTTTTGAAGCCGCAGGAAAAGGACATGAAAATTTCACGATCAAATTCAGGAATTTAAGTCTTTCAAAAGTATTTTCCAGCCACACGGAAGTTGTTTCAGACTGGAACAGGGAAACCGAATTCCATGGGCAATCCGCAGCCATTTTTAATGACAGCCAACTATTGGAACTTACTATCTATAAAGGAAGCAAGAAAAATGGTGCAAGAAGTTTATTTGGACTGAATGTAGGCGGGAATATTTATATAGAATTTTCGTAAAATTATATATTCCGTAAAAAAACCGATTTTTTTTATATATTTGTCAAAATCTAAAAAATAAAAATGGCAGAGTACAAATTATTGCTTCCTTCCATGGGAGAAGGTGTTATGGAAGCTACAATTATCACTTGGTTATTCAATGAGGGTGATCAGGTAAAGGAAGATGATTCCGTAGTAGAAATTGCAACAGATAAGGTTGATTCAGATGTTCCGACACCAGTTTCGGGAAAAATTGTGAAAATCTTAAAGCAAAAGGATGAAGTTGCAAAAGTTGGTGAAGCCATTGCTATTTTAGAAATTGAAGGAGAAGGCGGAAATACAGCTACAGAAGAAACGATCACTGAAGCCCAGGTATCAGCTCCTGATACCGAAACTTTAAAAACGATTGAAGAACCATTAAAAACGGGAACTTCAACAGTTGAATTCTCAGGAGATCTTTATTTATCGCCTCTTGTAAAATCTATTGCACAACAAGAAAACATTTCTGAATCTGAATTAAAATCTATTAAAGGAAGCGGTTTAGAAGGAAGAATTACCAAAGAAGATATTTTAGCATTTGTTAATAACAGAGGAAACCAACAAAAGACAGCACCTGTTCAGCAAGTTGCCTCTACTCCACAGCCGGTTGCAACAACTCCTGTTGTAACACCTGTATCAGTTTCAGCTGGTGATGAAATCATTCCAATGGACAGAATGAGAAAAATCATTGCTGAAAATATGGTAAAAGCAAAACACATTGCACCTCATGTTACTTCTTTCATTGAAACAGACGTTACCAACGTTGTAAAATGGAGAAATAAGCATAAAGATCTGTTCGAAAAACGCGAAGGTGAAAAACTTACCTTTATGCCGATTTTCGTAAAAGCGATCGTAAAAGCAATTCAGGATTATCCAATGATCAATGTCTCTGTAAATGGAGATAATATCATCAAAAAGAAAAATATCAACATTGGTATGGCAACGGCTTTACCGGACGGAAACCTTATCGTTCCTGTCATCAAAAATGCAGATCAGCTTTCACTATCAGGACTTGCAAAGGCGATTAATGATTTAGCTTATAGAGCTAGAAACAAGAAATTAAGACCTGAAGATACTCAAGGTGCTACTTACACTATTTCCAATGTAGGAAGCTTTGGAAACTTAATGGGAACCCCTATTATTCCTCAACCGCAGGTAGCTATCCTTGCCATTGGTGCTATTGTTAAAAAACCGGCAGTACTTGAAACTAAAGACGGTGATGTAATCGCTATCCGCCAGTTAATGTTTATGTCGCACTCTTATGACCATAGAGTTGTAGATGGTTCTTTAGGAGGAATGTTCTTAAAACATGTTCATGATTACCTTCAAAACTGGGATCTGAATACAGAAATTTAAAAATTAAAGCAGCAATAAATTTTGCTTGTTATATGATACAAACCTTCGAAATTCATTTCGAAGGTTTTTTATTATTGCATTTGTGATTAAATAATATTATTTTTAAAACAAACTTTAAATGATGAAATTGAAATACAATAACGTTAACTTCTTGCTATCGTATGGCTTAAATAATTACAACTATTATTTAGGAATAAAAACAATATCTGCTCTTCAAGATAAAACAAGACTATAAAATGTACTCAGTTTTTATATACCTCCGCAGAAGTCTCAAAAAATCTTTTGATAATATCCGCAATGAACAACTGAAGTACAATTTACTTCAGGCAATTCCTTTCTGGATTGGTTCGGTGATTACGGGATTTTTTGCAGTGATGTATGCTAAAATATTTGCGTGGGGTGAAAGTCTTTTAAATATCATTTTCAATTGGCATTCATGGATGATCTTCATTATTGCTCCCATTGGTTTTGTTTTGTCCTGGTGGCTGGTAAAAGAATTTGCACCGAATGCCAAAGGAAGCGGAATTCCACAGGTAATGGCTGCCGTAGAGCTTGCTAATCCCAAGGAACACAAAAAGATCAGAAGCCTTTTGAGTCTTAAAATCATATTCTTTAAAATTATTTCTTCTGTCATTTTGGTAATCGGGGGTGGTGCTGTGGGACGCGAAGGACCAACCATCCAGATCGCAGGTTCTGTTTTCAGAAAGGTAAACGAATATCTTCCCGAATGGTGGCCGAAAATATCAAAAAAAAATATGATTATGACTGGTGCGGCTGCAGGTCTTGCAGCAGCTTTCAATACTCCATTGGGGGGAATTGTATTCGCGGTAGAAGAACTATCAAAAACTCATATTAATTATTTTAAAACAGCTCTTTTTACAGCTGTTATTATTGCAGGCTTAACTGCGCAAACCCTGGCAGGATCTTATTTATATCTTGGTTATCCCAAAACGCATGATGTCTCGCTGATGGTAATGTTCCCGATCATGCTTGTAGCGGGTATTTCAGGTATTCTCGCAAGTCAGCTGTCTGTTATCATGCTTACCATGAATAAGTGGAAAAAGAAAAATCTGAAAACGGATAAATCAAATATTTTATTTCTTGTTTTTTGTGCGCTTATCATTGCTTCTATTGCTTATTTTATTAACAGAGAGATCTTAGGATCCGGTAAAGAAATTATGGAAAGAGTTCTTTTCACAAAAAACAAGCATGAAGACTGGTATGTGCCCATCTTAAGAATGCTGGGACCGGCTTTATCCTTTACATCAGGAGGAGCCGGCGGCATCTTTGCTCCTGCTCTCTCCGCAGGCGCAAGTATTGGCTCCGTCATTTCAGGAGTGATTCATCTTACCCAAAACGAAACGAATGTTGTCGTTCTTGCGGGAATGGTTGCTTTTCTTACGGGGATTACAAGAGCCCCTTTTACATCGGCAATTATCGTCCTTGAAATGACTGACAGGCACTCATTAATATTCCATTTAATGCTGGCCGGAATGGTATCGTCTATTGCTTCTATTTTAGTAAGCAGACATTCACTCTATGACGTGATAAAGATGAATTTTTTAAGTGAAATAAGAAGCAAAGAAGAAGTCTAAGATTTAACAAAAAATTCATAGCTCAGACTTTCTACTATTATCTTTAGCAGTTCCCCACAAACAAATCTGCCGTATCTGTTGCATACTTAAAATACTTTCACTACTTTTGCACCTCGAAATAATTAATAAATTCATTTAACATTATGAACAATTACGAAACTGTTTTCATTTTAACTCCCGTTCTATCTGACGCACAGGTGGAGGAAGCAGTAAAAAAATTTGAAACTCTTTTAAAAGAGAAAAACTGCGAAATCGTTGCTAAAGAGAACTGGGGATTAAAAAAATTAGCTTATCCGATCCAATTAAAAAAGAATGGATTCTACACTTTAATTGAGTTTAAAGGAGAAGGTACTATCGTTGCTGATTTAGAATTAGCTTTCAAACGTGACGAAAGAGTAATCCGTTACCTTACTACAAAACTTGACAAGCATGCTATTGACTATGCTGTAACAAGAAGAACTAAAGTAAAAGTAGCTAAAGCTTAATTATTAACCCATTATTAAAAAAGACAAGACATGGCAATAGATGAAATGGCTAAACAAGCCTCAGCTGGAGGAGAATCAGAAGTAAAATTCCTTACTCCACTTGATATCAATACAAAATCTGAAAAGAAATATTGTAGATTCAAAAAATTCGGAATTAAGCATGTAGATTATAAAGATGCTGATTTCTTATTACAATTCGTAAACGAGCAGGGTAAAATTTTACCAAGAAGATACACTGGAACTTCTTTAAAATACCAAAGAAAAGTTTCTGCTGCTATCAAAAGAGCAAGACACCTTGCTTTAATGCCTTACGTAGCTGACTTATTAAAATAAGATATAAAGAAACAAGAAGAAAGAGAAAAGATGGAGATCTTTTTCTCTTTTTTTAAGTTGCTGAATAAATAATTAATTCTAACGATTTTTAGATTAAAGGAAAGAAATAATTTCTAAGACAACAGTCTTTTTTCTTTTTTCTTTGTTCTTTTCTCTAGAACTAAAAAACGGACAACAACAATGGAAATTATCCTAAAAAAAGACGTAGAAAACTTAGGACTTGAGTTTGATACAGTAAACGTAAAACCAGGTTATGCAAGAAACTTCTTGATTCCTCAAGGTTACGCACTTTTAGCTACTCCTAAAAACAAAGCAACTTTAGAAGCGACTTTAGAAGCTAGAAAAGAAGAAGAAGCTAAATTAATTGCTGCTGCTAACGCTGTAGTTGAGCAATTGAAAAAAACTACTATTACTATTCCTGCTAAAGTTGGATCTGGTGATAAATTATTCGGATCTATCAACAATGCTGACCTTTCTGCAGCTCTTGCAAAAGCTGGTGTTGAAGTTGAGAAGAAATACATCAAAATTCCAGGGAACACTATTAAGAGAACTGGTAAAGTAACTGCTGTTGTAAGATTACACAGAAACGTAGAGTACAACTTCGAGTTTGACGTTGTTTCTGATGCTCCTGTTGTAGCTCCAGCTCCAGCGGCTAAAAAAGAAGAAGCTAAAACTGAAGAAGAAGCTTAATAAAAAGAGAATTTATTTCTCACACCATATAAACCACTTCATTCGAAGTGGTTTTTTTATGCCCTGATATCTGTTGCCTATTCATTCCCTCTCAACTTCTGAAGATATTCTGTCGGGGGTATCCCAATTACTTTTTTAAAGATATTACTGAAGGAAGACAGACTGTTATACCCTACCATCATTGCAATCTCGTACATATTGTATTTCCCTTCAAGCATAAGTTCCAATGAACGGGTTATTCTTAAAGCTCTTAAAAAACGAACGTAATTCATGCCCAAAATCTCTTTAAATTTTCTGGACAATGTTCTTGTACTCATTCCAAATTCTTTTGCCGTAGATTCAATGGTAAGGTTCTTCTCCAGGTTGGCATGGATGTATTTGGCTACCTTTAGCAATGTTTCATCTTCCGGGAAAGGATGCTGTACAGGAAACGCTAATTTTTTATCTCTTTTTTCAGGTAAAATTCCCTTAAGTGCTTTGAGAAAATAATATTTAGAACCGTCATTTTTTGTGATTTTCCCATCCCATTCTTTTGTGTATAAAATCATTTCCCGAAGTAAATGGCTCACAGAATAAATATTGATTTCATCAAAAAAGCCATTTTCATCTCCATCTTTTTTAAAGTAAAAATTGTATAAATCCACTTTTGGGCTAGATGTAAATATATAATGGGGAATTCCGGCAGGGATCCACATAAAACATCTCGCAGGAAGGTACCAGTGCTTAAGTTCAGTAAAGATATGTACGATACCGCCTTCTGCATACACCAATTGGGCAGAACTGTGATTATGGATATCTGTTTTTACATTACCGGTAAGTACATGATATACATAAAATTCTGCGTCTTCTTCCTCTACCGCTTTAAAGTGACTATCATTCATGAGATAAAGGTACTGAGAATATTTCTATTTGGCGTAAATGAGCAAATCTTTTTCTGCTTTAACAAATCATGTCTAGACGTACTGCTCGTACCTTTGCACTATCAAAATCAATTTAGCAAAAAACCTTTAATTAATTTATGAAAATGATATTTAGCACACGCAGATATCACTGGATTGCGTTGTGCTTATTATTGATAAGCATGTCCCTACACTCACAAGTGATCGATTATCAACATCTCAGCCTTCAACAGGCATTAGAATTAGGTCTGAAGAATAATAAAAACATTCAGATCAGCCACCTCAAACAAAGCATGTCCGAAACAAAAGAGAAAGATCTTAAAATGGAAAGATTGCCGGACATTGAATTTCATACCAGCTACACTCAGGTATCTGATCTTTTTCAGCATGAAAACGGAATTTTGGGAAAAGCAACCCGATATAATGTTATTAACGGGATGTATGATTTTACCCTTTCCGCTTCCATTCCGGTATATATGGGTGGAAGAATTAAAAATACGGAGAAGAAATCATCTGTAAACACTGAAATTTCGAAATTACAAACCCATCTGGATGAAAGATCACTGAAAATGCAAATCATTACCGCTTTTCTTCAGATTCATCATTTAAAGGAACAACAAGAACTTATTGCTGAAAAAATGAAGGAAGATTCTGTAAACATAAAACAGGTAAAAGCCTTAAAAGCAAACGGAGTGGTTACTTTTAATGAAGTATTAAGAACATCTTTGCAACTTTCTAATCACAAAATGAGCTGGACAGAACTTGATAATGACATTCAGATCGCGGAACACCAGTTAAAAACAATTTTATTTCTTCCGGACACTCAGGAAATGCATGCTGAAACAGAAGATCTTATTTCTGAAAATGCAGAAATTCCGTATATCAATGAGCTGACCGAAACAGCTTTAATTAAAAATGAATATGTTGAAATCACCAAGAAAAATCTCTCTTTAAAAGAGCTTGATCAAAAAATCGTAAAAGCCAATTATCTTCCCAAGATTACTGCCGGAGGTGAATATTTCATAAAATATCCCAATATGATGTTCTTTCCCCCTGAGCCTTATGCTTATCGTTTAGGAATGATTGGGGTAAACCTAACCTATCCTATAGAGAGCTTATATAAGAATAAATATAAGATGCAGGAAGCAAAGGAAAATATAGACCTTGCCAAATTACAGATTGAAGAGAAGGAAGAAAGTTTAAAACATTCGGTTTATGAAGCGTATAAAAAATTTGAAGAAACTGAACAAAAAGTAAAAATAGCAGAGGAAGCTATTAATCAGGCAAAAGAAAACTATCGGATCGTTAAAACAAAATACGCAAATAAATTAAGCCTTATCACCGAATTGATTGATGCTGATAATACATATCTGGAAACTCAATCCAATCTTATTTCTGTGAAGATCAACCGACAATTAAAATACTATCAACTCCAATATACTATCGGAAACTTATAAAACTATGACTAAGAAGCAATTGACTAAAAAAGAAGAAAGAATCAACAAATCGATTACTTTATTAGCCTGGATTCTCATCATAAGCGGAATTACAGGGATGATAAGTTTCTATCTTTTTTCCAGAAAGAATGTAACAACAAATGATGCGCAAATAGAACAATACATTACACCGGTTTCAAGTAAAGTTTCAGGCTTTATTAAAGACATACGGTTTAATGAAAATCAGTTTGTCCATAAAGGAGACACTTTAATTGTAATTGACAACCGGGAATTCATCAACCAGGTAAAAATGGCCGAAGCCAACCTGCATGCAAATTCAGAAAATATTGCAACCATCCAAAGTGGTGTTAATACTAAAGAAAGTGATACTAAAATCATCGATGCTAAAATAGCTTCAGCAAAAATTGATATATGGAGAACGGAACAGGATTATAAAAGATACAAAAATCTTTTGGCTGAAGATGCTGCCACCGAACAACAGTTTGAAAATGTACAGGCTTCATATGATCAGGCTAAAGCCAATCTGCTGGCATTGGAACAGCAAAAGAAAGCAATTAGAGCTGGTGCTAATGAACAAGAGACCAAAGTAGCTCCCGCAAAAAGTCAGATTCAGCAAAGCTCCGCTAATCTCAGTAATGCAAAATTATTTCTTTCGT
The sequence above is drawn from the Chryseobacterium daecheongense genome and encodes:
- a CDS encoding SAM-dependent chlorinase/fluorinase, translating into MSIITLTSDFGNLDYRVSAMKGKILSLNPEVNIIDITHEIQAYNLIQTSYIIRNAYKHFPKGTIHILSVDSFYHKSRKNILYKADGSYFLAADNGLLSLVFFDIKPEAIYEITLNNRFDDIINFTSTDIFVPAAVHLANGGLPEVIGRKIKSVKELLFPKPVYNETEKMIIGEVMYIDNFGNIISNINKDFFEAAGKGHENFTIKFRNLSLSKVFSSHTEVVSDWNRETEFHGQSAAIFNDSQLLELTIYKGSKKNGARSLFGLNVGGNIYIEFS
- a CDS encoding dihydrolipoamide acetyltransferase family protein, whose protein sequence is MAEYKLLLPSMGEGVMEATIITWLFNEGDQVKEDDSVVEIATDKVDSDVPTPVSGKIVKILKQKDEVAKVGEAIAILEIEGEGGNTATEETITEAQVSAPDTETLKTIEEPLKTGTSTVEFSGDLYLSPLVKSIAQQENISESELKSIKGSGLEGRITKEDILAFVNNRGNQQKTAPVQQVASTPQPVATTPVVTPVSVSAGDEIIPMDRMRKIIAENMVKAKHIAPHVTSFIETDVTNVVKWRNKHKDLFEKREGEKLTFMPIFVKAIVKAIQDYPMINVSVNGDNIIKKKNINIGMATALPDGNLIVPVIKNADQLSLSGLAKAINDLAYRARNKKLRPEDTQGATYTISNVGSFGNLMGTPIIPQPQVAILAIGAIVKKPAVLETKDGDVIAIRQLMFMSHSYDHRVVDGSLGGMFLKHVHDYLQNWDLNTEI
- a CDS encoding chloride channel protein: MYSVFIYLRRSLKKSFDNIRNEQLKYNLLQAIPFWIGSVITGFFAVMYAKIFAWGESLLNIIFNWHSWMIFIIAPIGFVLSWWLVKEFAPNAKGSGIPQVMAAVELANPKEHKKIRSLLSLKIIFFKIISSVILVIGGGAVGREGPTIQIAGSVFRKVNEYLPEWWPKISKKNMIMTGAAAGLAAAFNTPLGGIVFAVEELSKTHINYFKTALFTAVIIAGLTAQTLAGSYLYLGYPKTHDVSLMVMFPIMLVAGISGILASQLSVIMLTMNKWKKKNLKTDKSNILFLVFCALIIASIAYFINREILGSGKEIMERVLFTKNKHEDWYVPILRMLGPALSFTSGGAGGIFAPALSAGASIGSVISGVIHLTQNETNVVVLAGMVAFLTGITRAPFTSAIIVLEMTDRHSLIFHLMLAGMVSSIASILVSRHSLYDVIKMNFLSEIRSKEEV
- the rpsF gene encoding 30S ribosomal protein S6; amino-acid sequence: MNNYETVFILTPVLSDAQVEEAVKKFETLLKEKNCEIVAKENWGLKKLAYPIQLKKNGFYTLIEFKGEGTIVADLELAFKRDERVIRYLTTKLDKHAIDYAVTRRTKVKVAKA
- the rpsR gene encoding 30S ribosomal protein S18, with product MAIDEMAKQASAGGESEVKFLTPLDINTKSEKKYCRFKKFGIKHVDYKDADFLLQFVNEQGKILPRRYTGTSLKYQRKVSAAIKRARHLALMPYVADLLK
- the rplI gene encoding 50S ribosomal protein L9 translates to MEIILKKDVENLGLEFDTVNVKPGYARNFLIPQGYALLATPKNKATLEATLEARKEEEAKLIAAANAVVEQLKKTTITIPAKVGSGDKLFGSINNADLSAALAKAGVEVEKKYIKIPGNTIKRTGKVTAVVRLHRNVEYNFEFDVVSDAPVVAPAPAAKKEEAKTEEEA
- a CDS encoding AraC family transcriptional regulator: MNDSHFKAVEEEDAEFYVYHVLTGNVKTDIHNHSSAQLVYAEGGIVHIFTELKHWYLPARCFMWIPAGIPHYIFTSSPKVDLYNFYFKKDGDENGFFDEINIYSVSHLLREMILYTKEWDGKITKNDGSKYYFLKALKGILPEKRDKKLAFPVQHPFPEDETLLKVAKYIHANLEKNLTIESTAKEFGMSTRTLSRKFKEILGMNYVRFLRALRITRSLELMLEGKYNMYEIAMMVGYNSLSSFSNIFKKVIGIPPTEYLQKLRGNE
- a CDS encoding TolC family protein yields the protein MKMIFSTRRYHWIALCLLLISMSLHSQVIDYQHLSLQQALELGLKNNKNIQISHLKQSMSETKEKDLKMERLPDIEFHTSYTQVSDLFQHENGILGKATRYNVINGMYDFTLSASIPVYMGGRIKNTEKKSSVNTEISKLQTHLDERSLKMQIITAFLQIHHLKEQQELIAEKMKEDSVNIKQVKALKANGVVTFNEVLRTSLQLSNHKMSWTELDNDIQIAEHQLKTILFLPDTQEMHAETEDLISENAEIPYINELTETALIKNEYVEITKKNLSLKELDQKIVKANYLPKITAGGEYFIKYPNMMFFPPEPYAYRLGMIGVNLTYPIESLYKNKYKMQEAKENIDLAKLQIEEKEESLKHSVYEAYKKFEETEQKVKIAEEAINQAKENYRIVKTKYANKLSLITELIDADNTYLETQSNLISVKINRQLKYYQLQYTIGNL
- a CDS encoding HlyD family secretion protein gives rise to the protein MTKKQLTKKEERINKSITLLAWILIISGITGMISFYLFSRKNVTTNDAQIEQYITPVSSKVSGFIKDIRFNENQFVHKGDTLIVIDNREFINQVKMAEANLHANSENIATIQSGVNTKESDTKIIDAKIASAKIDIWRTEQDYKRYKNLLAEDAATEQQFENVQASYDQAKANLLALEQQKKAIRAGANEQETKVAPAKSQIQQSSANLSNAKLFLSYTVVTAPYDGWVGKKTIQEGQLIKEGQALVQIVSKEKWIIANYKETQLGQIDQKQEVIIEADAFPDIEFKGKIVSVSPASGSQFSLVKPDNATGNFVKIEQRFPVKIILENGQDNEKLLSGMNVLVSAKKL